From the genome of Silurus meridionalis isolate SWU-2019-XX chromosome 20, ASM1480568v1, whole genome shotgun sequence, one region includes:
- the abhd4 gene encoding (Lyso)-N-acylphosphatidylethanolamine lipase — protein MQDENELEQNSGNWSWWPSWQPTSMSLLKSAEAKILSCVKNELWSRFVTLPNQNRIWTLIVSNKKARKPSDQASQIPLVMVHGFGGGVGLWIRNLDALCRSRPVYAFDLLGFGRSSRPTFPDDATLAEEQFVDSIEQWRESLGLERMILLGHSLGGYLATSYSIQYPERVSHLILVDPWGFPEKPPPQQDGSSGPVSEIKRPGPPRWVKAVASVLSFFNPLAIIRFAGPLGPGLVTRFRPDFRRKFEDLFDDNTVTEYLYHCNAQTPSGEVGFRAMCGSLGWAKRPMIQRVNLLPSSMPVTMVYGAYSWVDSSTGNYVAQIRGQSVTQVVLIDDASHHVYADQPEQFNQVVENICSTAV, from the exons ATGCAAGACGAGAATGAATTAGA GCAAAACTCAGGGAACTGGTCCTGGTGGCCATCTTGGCAGCCGACATCTATGTCCTTGCTGAAGAGTGCAGAAGCTAAAATTCTTTCCT GTGTTAAGAATGAATTGTGGTCACGATTTGTCACATTGCCGAATCAGAACAGAATATGGACTCTGATAGTGAGCAACAAAAAAGCACGCAAACCTTCAGACCAAG CTTCTCAGATCCCCCTCGTGATGGTTCACGGCTTTGGAGGTGGCGTCGGCCTCTGGATCCGAAACCTGGACGCATTATGTCGCTCGCGGCCCGTCTACGCCTTCGACCTGCTCGGTTTCGGGCGCAGCTCCCGGCCCACCTTTCCCGACGACGCTACGTTAGCCGAGGAGCAGTTTGTCGACTCTATAGAACAGTGGAGGGAGAGCCTAGGGTTGGAGCGCATGATCTTATTGGGCCACAGCCTAGGAGGTTACCTAGCAACGTCATATTCCATTCAGTATCCTGAGAG AGTCAGCCACCTGATTTTAGTGGATCCCTGGGGTTTCCCAGAGAAACCACCGCCTCAGCAAGACGGCTCATCGGGTCCGGTTTCAGAGATCAAGAGACCAGGACCACCTCGCTGGGTGAAAGCAGTGGCATCTGTCTTGAGTTTTTTTAACCCTCTGGCCATCATCAGATTTGCAGGACCTTTGG GTCCAGGACTGGTGACCAGATTCCGACCTGATTTCAGGAGGAAGTTTGAGGATCTTTTTGATGATAACACTGTTACTGAGTATCTGTATCACTGTAATGCACAAACTCCCAG tGGTGAGGTGGGATTCAGAGCCATGTGCGGGTCTCTTGGCTGGGCAAAGAGGCCAATGATCCAACGAGTGAACCTGCTGCCATCCTCAATGCCCGTCACCATGGTGTATGGCGCATACTCCTGGGTGGACAGTTCCACCGGCAACTACGTCGCCCAGATCAGAGGCCAAAGCGTCACACAGGTGGTG TTAATTGATGATGCCTCTCATCACGTGTACGCAGACCAACCTGAGCAGTTCAACCAAGTCGTGGAGAACATCTGCAGCACTGCTGTGTAA
- the LOC124402969 gene encoding dolichyl-diphosphooligosaccharide--protein glycosyltransferase subunit dad1-like has product MAVSVFSVLSRFLTEYSSSTSLKLKVIDAYLLYMLLTGAFQFLYCTLVGTFPFNSFLAGFISCVGSFILAVCLRIQVNPQNKGHFVYVSPERAFADFLFAHTILHLVVVNYIG; this is encoded by the exons ATGGCTGTTTCGGTGTTTTCGGTTCTGTCGCGGTTTTTGACGGAATACTCAAGTAGCACTTCTCTGAAACTCAAAGTAATAGATGCGTATTTGCTGTACATGTTATTGACAGGAGCTTTTCAGTTCCTGTATTGCACGCTGGTAGGGACTTTCCCGTTTAACAGCTTTTTGGCCGGCTTCATTTCCTGTGTTGGGTCGTTTATTCTTGCAG TGTGCCTGCGCATCCAGGTCAATCCACAAAACAAAGGACACTTCGTTTATGTGTCACCAGAAAGAGCTTTTGCTGACTTCCTGTTTGCACACACCATCCTCCATCTCGTGGTGGTTAATTATATTGGATGA